A window of the Aspergillus flavus chromosome 6, complete sequence genome harbors these coding sequences:
- a CDS encoding putative quinate pathway repressor protein QutR: MSILVRPPKRKLSEIEGLEERNRLSYSGRYPSATPSSHLSSELNSGKDVGYPIITAYPLAEPAEATRESSSRELNSSRASPVSFDGPFQVQRKFAPNVSIVLVGIRGTGKSSLAVILAATSGRRLIDADRYFQQVTGRSRASFKKERGITEYRQQEARVMENMLSEHKEGWVIACGPGSMERSGQMLLREYAKTHPVIHIIRDPESIQAYLQAWDTDKVRRFLELSGPIYRACSNLEFFNVSETGHGDLTLGKNGQHHSQLELEVDQRSQTFTPFLTLKRLQRDFVRFIAFATGNATDLSNQHASFPLSTQPVETRVFTYAVSVPISTLFTRDLNIEDLESTADAFELKIDVTEGPSSRLGLESTLADRISQTMATIRRNIVVPLIYHVESDVGLVGSASPHNEPLHCSSTAYLNLMHHGLRLAPDFITVDLSYDDGVLSQIIAAKGSSKVIGHFASVQYVEQGWDGPVYLELYERAKRLGCDIVRLTQPASSMDDNHAVQRFRHRIQALPGPQLPLIAYNSGSLGRLSCCFNPILTPVINEALLPETQTKNLPCLTLREAQEALYASFALDPMQFFVFGANVTYSLSPAMHNAAYKACGMPHVYSLHQSPSLRGLNELVANPNFGGTSVSLPYKTEAIPLLHSMSPHARAIGAVNTLIPIRDLEDSALVSKGSSLYLEKSRAGPIKGLHGDNTDWIGICNCLRRGLSPANAIRPSSTGLVIGSGGMARAAVYSMIHLGVQNIFVWNRTFASAEKLAYHYNRQNLPTHSNNAPTTHSTVHVLRSLQDTWPANYNPPTVICSCIPAHSIGGQPAPNFRIPSQWLGSPTGGVVVELAYKPLDTPLVKQMRALSHRGWVALDGLDVLPEQGFAQFELFTGRRAPRRLMRTIVLQEYKAEEGQDDQNAIQSRLESLDGQPT, encoded by the exons ATGTCTATACTCGTGAGACCACCAAAGCGTAAATTATCCGAAATCGAAGGGCTTGAGGAAAGGAATAGACTATCATACAGTGGTCGCTACCCAAGTGCTACCCCCAGTTCACATCTGTCATCGGAACTGAATTCTGGAAAAGATGTCGGGTACCCGATCATCACCGCCTACCCTCTGGCAGAGCCCGCAGAGGCTACTAGAGAGTCGTCTTCGCGTGAGCTGAACTCCAGTAGGGCGTCACCTGTATCCTTCGACGGGCCCTTCCAGGTACAGAGGAAATTCGCACCAAACGTTTCCATAGTGCTAGTTGGAATTCGTGGCACTGGCAAATCCAGTCTTGCGGTCATCCTGGCAGCAACTTCCGGAAGACGTTTAATTGATGCCGATCGCTATTTCCAGCAAGTAACAGGGCGTTCACGTGCCTCTTTCAAGAAGGAACGTGGAATTACCGAGTATCGTCAACAGGAAGCGAGAGTTATGGAAAATATGCTATCGGAACATAAAGAAGGGTGGGTCATCGCTTGCGGGCCAGGTTCTATGGAGCGAAGTGGGCAAATGCTCCTCAGGGAATATGCAAAGACGCATCCTGTCATCCATATCATTCGAGATCCGGAAAGTATTCAAGCATATCTACAAGCATGGGATACGGATAAAGTTCGCCGTTTTCTTGAGCTTTCCGGTCCTATCTATCGCGCGTGTTCAAACCTTGAGTTCTTCAATGTCTCGGAAACCGGCCATGGAGATCTCACTTTAGGGAAAAACGGCCAGCATCATTCACAACTTGAGCTTGAAGTAGATCAACGCTCTCAAACATTCACGCCATTTCTGACTCTTAAACGGTTGCAACGTGATTTTGTTCGTTTCATTGCTTTCGCTACTGGGAATGCTACCGACCTGAGTAACCAACATGCATCGTTCCCACTCTCTACGCAACCTGTCGAAACGCGGGTCTTTACTTACGCTGTATCTGTACCTATTTCCACTCTTTTCACCAGGGATCTCAATATTGAGGATTTGGAATCGACTGCAGATGCCTTCGAGCTAAAGATCGATGTCACAGAAGGCCCTTCCTCCCGTTTAGGGCTCGAGTCGACCCTTGCGGATAGGATTAGCCAAACTATGGCTACCATTCGGCGCAACATTGTTGTCCCTCTGATATACCATGTTGAAAGCGATGTAGGCCTGGTTGGCTCAGCATCACCGCATAACGAGCCGTTGCACTGTTCGAGTACCGCCTATTTGAATCTGATGCACCATGGTTTACGATTGGCTCCTGACTTCATAACGGTTGACCTGTCTTATGATGACGGTGTTTTATCGCAAATCATCGCTGCAAAGGGGTCAAGCAAAGTCATTGGGCATTTTGCTTCTGTCCAATATGTTGAGCAAGGCTGGGACGGTCCTGTCTACCTAGAGCTGTACGAACGCGCCAAACGACTCGGATGCGATATAGTTCGATTGACACAGCCGGCATCATCAATGGACGATAACCACGCTGTCCAACGCTTCCGTCATCGTATCCAAGCTCTCCCTGGCCCGCAGTTGCCGCTTATAGCTTACAATTCAGGCTCGTTGGGTCGGCTGTCTTGCTGTTTTAACCCGATATTGACCCCCGTGATTAATGAAGCCCTGCTGCCTGAAACCCAAACGAAGAACCTGCCTTGCCTCACGTTACGTGAGGCACAAGAAGCACTCTATGCTTCCTTCGCTCTGGACCCGATGCAGTTCTTCGTTTTCGGTGCCAATGTAACTTACAGTTTGTCTCCAGCTATGCACAATGCGGCGTATAAGGCATGTGGGATGCCACACGTATATAGTCTCCACCAATCACCATCTCTGCGAGGCCTGAACGAGTTGGTAGCAAACCCGAACTTTGGTGGAACCAGTGTCAGTCTGCCTTACAAGACAGAAGCTATCCCGCTCCTTCATTCAATGTCCCCTCATGCCCGGGCAATAGGGGCCGTTAATACACTGATACCAATCCGGGATCTAGAGGATTCCGCTCTTGTTTCCAAAGGGTCCTCCTTATATTTGGAGAAAAGCCGGGCAGGGCCGATAAAAGGCTTACATGGAGACAACACTGATTGGATTGGCATCTGCAATTGCCTTCGACGGGGACTTTCACCTGCCAACGCAATTCGTCCGTCATCTACTGGCCTAGTCATTGGTTCAGGTGGTATGGCTCGTGCTGCCGTATACTCTATGATCCACTTGGGTGTGCAGAACATATTCGTATGGAACCGTACCTTTGCCAGTGCCGAGAAGCTAGCATACCATTACAACCGACAAAACCTCCCTACGCATAGCAACAACGCGCCAACGACTCACTCGACCGTTCATGTTCTACGCTCACTACAAGATACTTGGCCTGCTAACTACAACCCCCCAACCGTGATATGTTCATGCATACCAGCACACAGCATCGGGGGTCAGCCAGCCCCCAACTTTAGGATACCCTCTCAGTGGCTTGGAAGCCCTACCGGGGGAGTTGTGGTCGAG CTGGCTTATAAGCCCCTCGATACCCCGTTGGTAAAGCAAATGCGAGCTCTTTCTCACCGCGGTTGGGTTGCGTTGGACGGCCTTGATGTCCTTCCAGAGCAAGGATTCGCCCAATTCGAGCTCTTCACGGGGCGTCGCGCCCCTCGGCGTCTAATGCGGACTATTGTACTCCAAGAATATAAGGCAGAAGAGGGACAAGATGACCAGAATGCAATTCAAAGCAGGCTTGAAAGCTTGGATGGACAGCCTACCTGA
- a CDS encoding quinic acid utilization activator: MSSDMRQASGSSKAKRRLIDADDDNRPNTAADEHASNPKRQRVSRACDSCRSKKDKCDGVQPVCSTCASLSRPCTYKANPKKRGLPTGYIRTLELLWGLVFCKIKGSEDVVRALLKAANMPSHLSTMGKEAEGSDTLLFSWKNSAVLRDVERMLSLLEQPEDEQDKELRAPGDNDSPQDAEGSSVLSSDTLEWYIPEGLGDGRESSLAAGPSPIKTPTIGATAKSHLTRNTRDSGTQTPSPNDATEDPRILVTHPPSLSQSILHSSDSISKYPPRLPSNTWALIDIYFTYTQCWFPILEKHDILRTAFRHSEDDIPVPATSAGSGNHAALWAVLALASIQEASITATRQLPQAPSDRPNPKQLYATAKSLIPGEEGAYDIGHVQALLILSLIKLGQQEWAAAWVLVGQAVRISQCLRLDRPPSTQSINGDGLKSSGRAKHVFLGCFVLETIVAMQTDQTPSLRKSDLMKIGPINEDGLEEWHPWEDQTGLRPVGLSRGNFHRGPLHALSTFNRLVSLICILNDLCCFKQSMTSSASQLDVLERQLQIYISALPKSYRVDVQANSAKPASPHIFGLEMMYEGVVATLSLQFAVQKNDTNVQEAVHKGRATESSKKLLLLLQTYMETYSLSATFPTFGMVLSLSAPQEAETRNSPLLFDLDSGLKQKLRSFTSHLATVWLVQEKATSGVRMTMTPSVPSMSATQRPRSLTNPTSADQNSFHLSEIPIPGNATRRAGAIDSTHLDISAADPLLSNSWMRTASNAEDNAALSLPTPASSVNINRGVTETLQQASQPREPTSHRQHASISSSTRPINGAASLPDLNSFQPLQYQTPYSEQNTNIGSFLDMDGYGSLHRPRIAPDLDALFDELASLDGTENADNQPEFMQNLGFVPDAGIPELYSYSSQVEPFLLAQTQQLPMPDPPGGATTGVSTGN, from the exons ATGAGCAGCGACATGCGCCAAGCCTCCGGCAGCAGCAAAGCTAAACGACGACTGATTGACGCCGACGACGATAACAGACCGAATACTGCTGCAGATGAGCATGCCTCTAACCCTAAGAGACAGCGGGTATCGCGCGCCTGCGACAGCTGTCGGtcaaaaaaagataaatgCGATGGGGTCCAACCAGTGTGTTCAACCTGTGCTTCACTGTCCAGGCCCTGCACATACAAGGCTAATCCCAAAAAGAGGGGCTTACCAACCGGCTATATTCGCACACTCGAATTGCTATGGGGTCTCGTGTTCTGCAAAATAAAGGGCAGTGAGGATGTGGTCCGCGCGTTGTTGAAGGCAGCCAATATGCCAAGTCATTTGTCTACGATGGGCAAAGAGGCTGAGGGATCCGACacacttctcttctcgtgGAAGAATAGTGCCGTCCTTAGAGATGTTGAGAGGATGCTGAGCTTGTTAGAGCAGCCGGAGGACGAGCAAGATAAAGAGCTACGAGCACCTGGAGACAATGATTCTCCTCAAGACGCTGAAGGCAGCAGTGTGCTCTCTTCCGATACCCTCGAGTGGTATATACCTGAAGGCCTAGGTGATGGAAGGGAGAGTTCGTTGGCTGCAGGGCCGTCACCCATCAAAACACCTACAATTGGAGCAACCGCCAAAAGCCATCTGACACGCAATACGCGAGACTCCGGCACCCAAACACCCTCCCCGAATGACGCGACGGAAGATCCTAGAATACTAGTCACTCATCCACCATCGCTGTCTCAGTCCATCCTTCATTCATCTGATAGTATTTCGAAATACCCGCCTCGCCTCCCCTCTAATACTTGGGCATTGATTGACATATACTTTACATATACACAGTGTTGGTTTCCAATACTCGAAAAACATGATATCCTTCGCACTGCATTTCGTCACTCTGAGGATGACATCCCCGTTCCGGCTACGTCTGCTGGCTCTGGCAATCATGCGGCACTATGGGCAGTTCTAGCTCTTGCATCTATCCAGGAGGCCTCGATTACCGCAACCCGTCAACTGCCGCAAGCTCCGAGCGACCGGCCAAATCCTAAACAGCTGTACGCAACAGCCAAAAGTCTAAttcctggagaagaaggtGCCTATGATATTGGTCATGTCCAAGCATTGCTGATCTTGTCACTTATCAAACTTGGTCAACAAGAGTGGGCAGCTGCATGGGTGCTTGTAGGACAGGCCGTTCGCATTTCACAGTGTCTGAGACTGGATCGCCCTCCCAGCACCCAATCGATTAATGGAGATGGGTTAAAGAGCTCGGGGCGAGCGAAACATGTGTTTTTAGGCTGCTTTGTGCTTGAGACTATAGTTGCGATGCAAACTGACCAAACCCCGTCATTGCGCAAGAGTGACCTGATGAAGATTGGCCCAATTAATGAAGATGGTCTGGAAGAATGGCATCCTTGGGAAGATCAAACTGGCCTTCGTCCGGTCGGGTTATCACGAGGCAATTTCCATCGCGGGCCGCTCCATGCATTGAGTACTTTTAACCGACTTGTCTCGTTGATATGCATTCTGAACGACCTGTGCTGTTTCAAGCAATCTATGACTAGCTCTGCCTCACAGCTAGATGTGCTGGAACGCCAACTACAAATCTATATCTCGGCTCTTCCTAAAAGTTATCGTGTTGATGTGCAAGCGAACTCAGCGAAGCCAGCTTCACCTCACATCTTTGGACTCGAGATGATGTATGAAGGCGTCGTTGCTACTCTGAGTTTGCAGTTCGCAGTCCAGAAAAACGACACCAACGTACAAGAGGCGGTACACAAGGGGCGCGCCACAGAAAGCTcaaaaaaattactattattacttcAAACGTATATGGAGACTTACAGTCTCTCTGCCACTTTCCCTACCTTTGGTATGGTTCTCTCGCTTAGCGCGCCCCAAGAGGCCGAAACACGCAATTCGCCTTTATTGTTTGATCTTGACTCTGGCTTAAAGCAGAAATTGCGATCCTTTACCTCACATCTCGCGACTGTGTGGCTTGTCCAAGAGAAGGCCACGTCGGGTGTACGTATGACAATGACGCCAAGTGTGCCATCGATGTCCGCAACCCAGCGACCACGAAGCCTGACTAATCCAACCTCGGCTGATCAGAATTCTTTCCACCTTTCTGAGATACCAATCCCGGGTAATGCAACAAGGAGAGCTGGGGCAATAGACAGTACACACCTAGACATTAGTGCAGCTGATCCACTTCTTTCGAACTCCTGGATGCGAACGGCATCAAATGCCGAGGACAATGCAGCATTGTCTTTACCAACACCTGCCTCATCGGTGAATATTAACCGGGGAGTAACGGAAACGTTACAGCAAGCCTCTCAACCGAGGGAGCCTACTTCTCATAGGCAGCACgcttcaatatcttcatccacAAGGCCGATAAACGGAGCGGCTTCGTTACCAGACCTGAATTCGTTCCAGCCTTTACAATATCAAACTCCATACAGTGAACAGAATACTAATATTGGGTCCTTTCTTGACATGGACGGATACGGGTCTCTCCACCGACCGCGGATCGCCCCCGATCTTGATGCATTATTTGATGAGTTAGCATCGTTGGATGGTACCGAAAA CGCGGATAATCAGCCAGAGTTCATGCAAAACTTAGGATTTGTTCCAGACGCGGGAATTCCGGAACTATATTCATATTCGAGTCAAGTAGAGCCTTTTCTCCTGGCCCAAACACAGCAATTGCCAATGCCCGACCCTCCGGGGGGTGCTACCACAGGAGTCTCAACTGGTAATTGA